DNA sequence from the Antennarius striatus isolate MH-2024 chromosome 3, ASM4005453v1, whole genome shotgun sequence genome:
TCAATTTTTGATGTTCCTGCGCAATAATTTTTATCAATAAAGAAGCTTTTTAAGAGCAGAACCATTTGTTTTCAACAGAATATGAACAAGTGAACCTATTTTATAACATCAACAGAACTTCAGCATTTTAATCAAACAGTTATCGAGATGTTAAGATGACTTGAAGTCCTTGTTAGGATTCCTCTTTCTCGTCCCCATGAGTGATGATGTAGCAGAGGGACTTGTAGTCTATGTTGCCAGTAGGATCGATGGGAGCAAGCGCAAAAGCCTGGTCAACCTTAGAAAACGAAATTtccaaaaattatttaaaagaataatttgcaagttaatcaacaagaaaatagaaaacacaaaccTCCTCTGCAGTGAATTTATCAGCCTGATTCATTAGTAATCGTCTAAACCTGGAGAAACAAGACAGAAAGGTCTCATAGGAGAGGACAAATACAACTAtgacaaggcagtcagagactgaccTATACTTCCAGGATAGGTCTTTGACCATAgaccaaagctagtgcataggtagatcaaagcactagctttgatttatggtcttacactggccttctccattgTCTTttcatcttatccggttcccgagtgtacaaaagttgaaattcgaccttgacctagttttctcaaggtcaaggtcatcatctgattttcatcccatttgccaccctagtaatgtgctttttgtttaatctttctatctgtaatggTTGTgatgatatttggtggacaaacgaacagaCGAATGAACAAAAGgacgaatgaacgaatgaatgaagctGGATGTAAAAATATAACCAATAGGAGTAGCATGgtgaataacaataataatgaataaggTTCTTACTCATCCTTATTAACGAAGCCTGTTGCATTGGGGTCAAAAAGTTTGAAGGCAGCAAGTATGGTGTCTTCTGGGTCAGTACCTGGAGGAGAACACAGAATTGTTGAGTATTTTGTCAAGTtagtcagctgtttgttttgaATATCTGTGAAAGTCTCACCATTGAGTTTCTCCCCAAACAGAGTCAGGAACACAGTGAAGTTGATGGGACCCTTCCCCTCATTCaacatctcctccagctcctcgtcTTTCACATTAAGTTTCCCTGGTACAAACACACGCAGACATACAcgctcatcatcatcgtcatcatcatcacaatcaacACAGCCTGTTTCGAGTTTTATGAGTACAGTAGTTAAAGCAAGTTAAATACCAAGCTGTCCATAGGTCTCCTTCAGGTCCTGTTTCTTTATGACTCCATCTCTGTCTTGGTCAATGCAGCCAAATGCCTGTAGAATAAATCACAGACCTTAAcataataaaagattttaacTTACGATGTGAAATAGACATATCTTTTAATTACagtacttgattttttttaaattccacgTTAACACAAGTTCATCTAAAATGCTGTGTTACATTAATAGAAATATTAGAGTAGTTTTTTCAGTCTGTGTAATAAAAACGATGTCATGT
Encoded proteins:
- the myl7 gene encoding myosin regulatory light chain 2, atrial isoform gives rise to the protein MASKKASNKRQRGAQKSCSNVFSMFEQSQIQEFKEAFGCIDQDRDGVIKKQDLKETYGQLGKLNVKDEELEEMLNEGKGPINFTVFLTLFGEKLNGTDPEDTILAAFKLFDPNATGFVNKDEFRRLLMNQADKFTAEEVDQAFALAPIDPTGNIDYKSLCYIITHGDEKEES